Within Paralichthys olivaceus isolate ysfri-2021 chromosome 14, ASM2471397v2, whole genome shotgun sequence, the genomic segment GGCTTCCGACCTTTCAGAGACATCCCAGAGCGTCAGTGCAGCAAGGACTCAAATTCCTCCAAGACAAATGTCTTTTCAGAAACTGGCAAGACGGCAAATCCAACTTCAGGTGGATGGAGACCTGCAGGGAACAGGCTCAAGATCGATTTGAATGGAAGTCCATTTTCGATCAAAGCTGAGGAGGCATCCAGTCCAAAATCTGCCTCCACTGAGTCCACCCCAGATCTGTCCAGACCTAAGAAAGACCAAGAGGAAAGCAAGCCCTCCTCTCCCACCAAGTCTTCCACTAAACTGAAGCCAGTGGTGAGGCCTAAACCACAACTAAACAAGGCCTCCAGTGCTGAAAAGATGGACATCAGCACCTTGAGAAGACAGCTGCGGCCAACAGGGCAGCTGAAGAATGGAACCAAAACTAGGGGAGAGGACTCTGAGACAGCTTCAGTCATCTCCTCTGAGGACTCCTTCTCTTCTCAGAGCACATCTGATCTCTCCTCCATCTACTCTAAAGGCAGCCGCGGAGACTCTGACCTGGAAGGTTGTAGCCTGTATCGCACCACAGATCCCTACGAGAAAGCCCAGGAGACGGAGGTCAGTTTCCCCGCTGGAGTCGAGGTGGAAGTGGTGGAGAAGCAGGAGAGTGGCTGGTGGTATATCCGCTGGGGAGATGCAGAGGGCTGGGCTCCAACTTACTACCTGGAGCCTGTCAGGCAACAAGATGACACTGCAGGGTCTGAATCTGATGGGACCCCAACTAAACCTGGAAGCCTCAGCAAGTCCAACAGCCTGGAGAAGAATGAACAGAGGGTGCAGGTGTTGAACAACATCAACCAAAACCTAAAGAAGGTCACCCCTCCCATCCCCTCCAAGCCGCCAGGTGGCCTCTCTAAACCCATAGGCTTGTTTGGTTCACGAAAGCAGAAtaacaccaaacagcagcaggttgtcAGACCTCAGTCTGTCTTCATATCAGCCCCGATCAGGGATGGACCCAGCCCCGCTGGCTCCCTCAGGAGAAACGAGTCCCTCAACTCCACCGACCACCCTCGCGCCAGCCCCACGGTGCGACGCAATGCCTCCTTTGGCACTGTCCCGCGCAGCCTGGTGTCAAACAACATAGCATTACCCATCAGGAACAGATCTGGTACCGGTAGCTCTGAATCCCTCGGCCTTAGCTCTCCGAAGAATGCCCTCCCTGTATCCACAGTGAGGCCCAAGCCCCACATCATCCACAATAACCTCAGAGAGGTCTATGTCTCCATAGCAGATTACCATGGCGACGAGGAGACCATGGGTTTTCCCGAGGGGACGAGTCTGGAGGTCCTGGAAAGAAACCCAAATGGATGGTGGTACTGCAAGATTCTGGACAATGGTCAGCCAAGGAAAGGATGGGTTCCTTCAAATTACCTCGAGAAAAAGCGCTAGCGTTCATTGTGGAGCTGGCTGAACTCTTAACATGCGTGTAAAGACTACTCAGAgagatgcatttattttgtgaaaaagGCGTTAAGTAAAGATGGAAATCTTACCCGGTACTTTTGCCAAAATGAGCAGCCAGATCAAACTGTGACTTAAAATGAGTCAACGTGATACAGATGCCTGAGACGTTGCATCAGCGGCAGTATAATTGGATTTGGCGACACAGATGAagacaacaacagaaaacagaagaatgaTTAAGTGCTTCAGTAGTTACCTTTAACTTGAAATCCGATGCCATTTTGTGTCCACTCCTTGAAGCTCTTTTTCTGtaagtttataatgtatttttaaaaaactttttaagcATTTAAAGCTTATTGCATGTTTGAAATGATTCATTATACTGACGATGCCTTGAGCTGTTGAGATAAaacctttttctcctccttacaGAAAATCTCAGTTGTTGCCAAAGCTGCTTAGTCTCATTTTGGTGctgtctgtttgcatgtttttttatatcgCTTTATACTGTATGTCACCTTTATGTGAAATATTGTATCCATTTAATTGTTTAATATTGTCCTAATGAAACATTTCGTGAGCATCTCCGattttcacagcatttttctTAAATTGGAAAAACCAACCTTAAAATCTCCCTTGACACCTTGTAtccttaaaatgtcttttttatacACATTTCTATCCAAAATTGAACTTCCCCTCACGTCCTTGaaaatcatatttattcattacctaaatattgtattattacttattctattttattgtatttttactgatttaaaaaaaatcacaacagtTTAAACATTTCTCAGAACTGCTCTATTAATCATGAATAACATTTTGAATTTCTGCTGGGCAGTAAATTTGACATAACTGGCGGTGCtcacttttgttttatgttAACTGTGTGACCAGTGATAACTGAAGTGCCAAAggaaagaattaaataaatgcacTTTTGAACAATTATTagtacttttttctttaaagttagTTTCTTGTTGTTACTGTTTACACACAGATCGGCTTTGCTCCTCATCTCAGTGGTTCACAACCTTGTCTGATGTAccttcaaaatgtatttattttatgttttcaaattaaattacactATCTATGGTTTTGGTCTGATTTAGTTTAGCTCGACAACCCccccatattttatttttcccttaGAATAAGTAAGAACTCAATCTGGTATAAACCCACAGCTGTGCATTTACAACACAACTGGAGTGTTAGAGCAGCTGGATGCTGTTATGTCAATAAATTAGATAACACTTTGTTCCCCAACATCCctttcattcttcttttcttaaCCACAAGTGAAATCTGGCAGCTTCTGCTTCAGGAGAACCTGAACATTTGGACATTTTCGATGGTTTTCAATCTGCAGTTGCTGATCTGCTTAATTTAGCATCAGGCAGCAAAGAAAAACTTTGAGTTACCAGCGTGGCGTTGTAATATAATATCGCCACCATCCACTATAACCAgataaacacaaagtcaaaacactgaaacaattTTCAGACAGTGAAGATGGATAAGATATTGGATTTGGTGCTGGAAATATAATGACAATGTAAATTTAATCTGAAACACTTTATGACTAAAATACGTCCGTCTCACTGTCTGATGTTGTTTCCTCTGTCAGGATCTCTACACTCTTCCCTGAAGATCATCTGGCTTGTTTGGCTGCTGGCTTTGTGTAATTGTGTCTTCACCTGCTTGCTTGTTGTTCTAAGCTGCGtttttgtcatgtttatttttgttcattggAGCTTGCAGTTAATAATTCATAGATTTAGACAGTAAGAAAGAAGATAAAAGAGATGCAAGGGGTGCAGGTAACATAAAGACACTCAAGAGTCTTAGAAGTTCCGATAATGGAGGTTTTTGTATCAAAAGTCAAAAATGCAACATTCAGCCTGACTATAGAAATTGTTGTTTGAGATTTAAAGCCTCGGAAAAACAACAGTGGTAAGCAGACctttattattttgtcaaacAAGTATTGTTAGATAACGGttgaaaagtttgaaaataCCCATATAAAGTGCAAACAAGTAGGATCTAATATGTTCTtaagtttgaatgtttttgtgcATTGTTTAAAGATATAGTATAGTGTAGTAAAATATAGTAAAGGACAAAGTGGATGTGGtttatctgttttttctgtGCTATGTGAGgtgttgttgttgcagctgtTGGCCACTGGAGGGCAGCAGCACTAAGCATCTCAATGCAGATGGCATCCTTCACCTCTGTCTTCATCAACACTGCAATTAAATAGTTTGGAGATGAAGTCGTTCAATTGATATTTCAGATCAAAAGCTGTACCTTTTATTATAGGTCTCCAATCAGTCTTTCCCTTGACTCAGAGGGAAAAGATTTGACTTCACGCTGAACAACAAGAGCTTAAAGCCTTAACAACAACAGAAGGAAGGAATCCAAACACAGACGGTCTGATGTCTGGTTGAAATTCAGAATCAATAGCATCACGCTTTTGTGGAATACAAATCTGATGCGTTAATAGATGATGCGTGTGTTTGACCAAACGGTTTTTGAGAAGAGACACCTCAACTCGGCTCAAACAAAGTCTGTCGAGCCTCCGAGCCCCTCAGAAGGCCGGCAGCCAGGTTCACTGAGAGGTCTGAGTGGAAAGTCTGCGCGTACACAGACACCAGCGAGATGTACTGTATTCATGTCACTTTCACCGACCCTGGACGTGTGTTTCTCCAACACCTCTGAGAACACTTGGCCATGAACGGCATCCACTGCTGTCTGTTTCATGTCCGGATGTCATGGGCTGTATTTGTGCCTATTGGAGAGCAGCATAAAACAGAGCTGCATTAGAGCCAGGCCTGCGGGGTAGTAAATAACAGATGATGTTCACTCTGGCCAGGTCTACATACCACTACTGtaaacagtttctctctgagtTATAGCTGTTTACTAAAAGCCCTTGCCTTTGTTATTCATATAGTATGTGGCAGGATGTTAGTCAAGTATACTATGGAGAGGAGTGATGGTGTTGGGTTCTAAAGCATGAGAGGGATGGCTACCTCTCTCTTCTTTAACTGTTGTCCAATTTAAATTGTCTTGCATAAGAGGTTCATCTATCATCTGGCTTTTGCATAATGTACGTTTTGGGAAGAGGGGATGCCATGTGTGGTTTAGGAGATAAAGTGGCTTGTCCACTAACCAAAGGGTCCGTGGTTCAATCCCTGACTCTCCTATTCCACATGCAGAAGTATCCTTGGGCAATATGAGCCCAATtggcccctgacggctgtgctggcagtgtatGATTGatatgtgatagagaaagtacTGCACATAGATGGGCTATGTatatgaatggatgaatggcacAAAAtggtactgtaaagcactttgagtggtcatcaagactagacaGCTCTTTATagatacagaccatttaccccCTCATGAGCAGGATTGACTTCAGAGTCCATAATAAAGATTGTAGCTACGAAATGGAAATGGTCAGTCTTAATGTTTTATTGCAATCCGAGTCAAATGCCAGAGCGAACAGGTGATAGGTGTATGAaatgtgaatttctttttttcatgagaAATAATGAAAGCCAGTGAATCAGACTTAAACTTTATTAACCAAACTAAACATAATTATTACATTCAAAAACAACTTTAAGAATGATTTTTCAACATAGTATAGAAGTCCCATTTCCAGGTATTCAAAAGAACTGTGCAGATTTTCTTGTCCAAAGTGCACAATGCCCACAATCACTCACtttctgcttgtgttttgtttagattgtaaataattggtcacatttgaaacaagAATTAGGACCATAGGGTAACTAGTCACGCTTCTTTACTACAACACAGAGTCAAGATAGAAAGTAAATATGCACAAGATGGACAAACTGATAGGTATGtcaatttcaaacattttattcctTCCTAATATTCCATATTTTAATGAATGatgttcattaaaatgtttcacaCTTTGGGAAATAAACTCGCTCTCTGACAGAGTTAGATTAGAGGATTAATACCACTCTTGTGTTTTATCTGCTAAGTGGCTTTAACTAGCGGGCGGTTAGCTCAGCATAGCATTAAGACAGGAAACACATCGTAGTAGCTCAATTGTTTTAAACCTTCACTGTAGTTCACTTCagtaaaagtgtaaaagttGTAGGTTCTTGTAGATGGGTTGTGCTATATTGTTGCCAGATTTACGATAATAATCTTATTTGTACGATAATTTTGCCCTCTGTACGATCAATAATGCATGATGTACggtaatttgatcattttgtattATCAGTCTGGATAGATAGTCTGTGTTTATGCATCTCTTCTCGTGTGACACCTTTTTAGTTAATCATGCTTGTGATGATGAGATCAAATAGATCAAAACCTTCACTAAGGTGTTTATCTACTATCTCAggtcaaaatggctgctgcgAAAAGGGTCTGAGGTTTTGGCCATAGCtttaacacaacactgacaaatCATCACCTTTGAACTTGATCAGTTGAAAGGAGCATGATTTAGAGTTTTGTCATCTGTCTCAATATAACACTGCTTTAAGCTCTCTTTGGTCTTAAACCCCAGAGGGAAGTACCTGGTTTATACAATTCTGTTTAGCGGCTGAAGGCTCCTCTGTACCAGCCTGCTGTCTGTCTTCCGTTTGATGCTTGAAGAATATATTTAGAGGTTTTCAGGGACATTCAGAAAACGACACCAGGGCggtgagaggaaacaaaaatacaacagaaaaatgtgtttctctgtggaaAATTATATTATGAGGTTGTACTATGAGTGACTGTAACCTTTCACATGTCAGATTGTCATTTGATATAATTGCTATTAATACAACTAGGCTTTAACAGCTTCTTTAAGTAAAAGCTAACATGCAACGACCAAATACCCGATTACAAGGAAAGGTTGTACTTCCAACAATTTACTGAGTAAGGTAAATAGTACATAAGTATTATCAATAAAATGACTTTACTTGAAAAGTACTCTGATAACTGGTGCATTCAAGTGTCAGCAGCATCTCAGTGCTGTAACAGGGTCAAAGATTAACACATTTTTAGAGAAAccttattactactactactactactactaataataataataataataatcatttgttgtattttgcaTGTAAAATCTTACTTACCCTAACTCAGATAACTgtaatggaggaaaaaaaagttttcttccTGAAATGTATTGAATTATATGTGTTCCAGTAAGTGGTATAAAGTAAAGTACTCAAGTATGTAACTGGTATTGATCTTCTCGTTTAACTCTCTCGCCACAAAGTACTTGAGCAAATTTCCCAAAATATCATCAAAGCGGTTCCTTCAAGTGAAAATCAGCTGACACAACCACAGAGTCTTTTAGGAGAATAAAGTTTTCTATAATCTTTGACTATGCAAACAATGTAATATTCATACATTTCCGGACACTGTAGCCAGacatataaaacaaacagtgacaaTTCTTTATAGTAGCatggacaaaataaataaacctcaTAATGTACAGCTATAATATAACACTCATCAATAGCATTTTTCTATCAAAAATCTTTCACAACATTGTATTTCTGGTAGGTCATATTTggtctgaaagaaaaaagaaaaacaggtgcAAATGTAAAGGCTGGTGGGGGGGCAGGGCTCTTAAGCACAACAAAATTCCAGTATTATGCAACGCGGTGACATCAGGGAGGAGGCGGTAATTAAGCGTTACATCTTGAGCGGCGGATTAATTCACACGCTGATATTACGCActctgaaatgtcaaacacGACAGCTTTGTATCGATAAGTTCTGCGGTTCCACGTCAGCGACATTACAACCACGTCAGAGCGGCAGAGGCATGATGATGAACCTCCTGACCAAAGTCTTTCTCAAGGCACACGAGAAACCGTCACCATTACGCAAATGGAGCACAACACCACTGAAGAGGACGAGTTGACAAAGCTTAAACCCCTTGAaatcattaaaaactaaaacaattagCACCTCACTACTTAACAGAGTTACGGTTCAGCGAGGCCAAAGCAACATCTGGAGAACGCTTGTATTTCTCCACAGTTTTAAGCAGGACATAATGCACGAGATTAGACGAGTGAAAACGTCCTTGGAGTTTATTTTCGTCGTCGGTGAGCAGCACTCAGGAACTGATATGCAAATGAAATTCTCACAATAACAAGCTACATCCATGTCACCGACTGCACACGTACTGAGacacatcatcagaaagcaacTATTCACGCCTTAATGTACATTATGAAAGAGGAGTGTGTCAcctgaagaaagcaaagatgTTTGCAACtgagtgtattttttttcttctcgtgATAATGAATGAATCTTTTGAATCCAGCTGGAGATGGTGGAAGTCCCACGTTTTACAGGCCGTCATTCAAACCTGTGATGCGTCTGGTTTGCCTGAGTGAGCGAGCAGCTTTCTTTGCGTTGAGACGATAGGCAGATGAAGCTGAAGGTGCCTCTTCCTCCACTGTCCACATCCCAAACTTAcaacctcctctctcctccctcgctcccctCTGCACTGATTTACATCCTCATCTCACCGCAAGTGTGACCTTCTATGGTGACAActttcacacttttttttttttacccttcgCACAATCGCCCCCGTCCTCTAGTCCACAGAAGCACGGGCGGTCGTGAAAAACACTTCATTTATTACACAACAGAGTTAAGGACTCCTGCACCCTTTAGGTTTAgccatttattgtgttttattgcagaAGGGAGCGTTTTCATTCAAAAATTACCACTGACaaaatctctctttctttctgctttgACACAGGTAACTGGAATCACTCTGGAAATCAGATAAAACAACCTTGTCTTGATTTTTTCTCACATTTAGAATTGATTCTCACTGTAAAACAATACTTTTTGACCCGATGCTTTCTGACAAGCAGAGCACGAGCAGCTGGAGGAACCACAGATTTATTCTCCTCGTTTTCTTCCGCAGCTCTGGACAATTTTATTTCTTGGTAAACTGGCCGGCAGTGAAGCGATGCCATGGCCAAGAGAATGAAGGCTTATCAAGCCTGTAAGTAGGACAGATGCCTCTACAGATTGTGCTTTCTCCCTCCTCTACAGACGCACAAATCACAAGAGTTGATGGACGATAGTGGGTCGTGGTCCAATCTGCTAAGTTTTTGACAGTTTCTGGTGAATCTCATGAGCGTGTCTTCACAGGAAGCCACCGCTCTGAGCTTCCTGCAGTTGTGCATTAAAcagaacatacacacaaagtccAAATGATGGAGTTTAAAGTCCTGCTGTAAAGTACCTGAGCCAGATTGCACATACAAATAACCGTGGTTTTCACTTGTGCTGTGTCCGTCTTTACAAAGTCTTACATGGCTTTGACAATCTCTGTGAGCTGGACCTGAAGACGCCACACACGCCTACGTGCTCCTGTAGGTCTTGATGATGTCTTTGATCGTCCTCCTACAGATGGGGCAGCACGCGTTGGCCATCTTCTTGAGTTTGAGGCCACAGGTGTAGCAGAGACACATGTGTCCGCAGGCGTAGAGCACCGTGTCCACCACGTTCTCGTAGCAGATGGTGCACTCGTCGCTCCACGAACCCGGGCAGGGTGGGAAGGTCGGGGACTCTGGGTGGCTGGAAAACGGAGAGCTCGGAGTTGTACCTGAGGTGACGGGAGAGACAAAGACATTAGGGAGGTGTGAATGAGtttgagggagaaaacaaaatgaaaaaactgccaaaaaaagaaattggagGAAAGCTTCCAGGGCGTTCAGGCAGACAACACACTCTGACACCCTCTGATCGCTGCAACACATCAACGCAACTTTTATTTAGGCTGTCAATATGCTGTCAACTGTTATTCTCTGCTTATCAAGTGTCAGGAAAACTTTATGGAGGAATAATGAGTCTGCCCTGTGATCCTCACTCCCTCTGCCGCCATTTTCTTCCAGGAGTTTTTCCTGCCATACTGTCTCCGCAGATTTTTGGGATCAGTGCTTCACATCACCAAGGTAAATATTTGCTTAGTCTGCTGACTTGCATTTTGCTTGTCGATGTCTCTGTGCTGTTTagccagtgtttgtgtgcttctGGCTGTTTTATTGCTCTCCTGCATGTCTGCATTTTAATCAATttcataaacaaaaaaaaggtaaacagaagaaaaaaatctaaacaatcCAGACGGGGACATAGCATATGTAAATACGTGAATTCACAGAGCGTGACATGGATTTTATAGATCCAGATCCTTTCCAAATGAATATTTGGTGAATCTCCCACCACTGGTGTAGATAGCCTCCAGCGGGGGATTATAGGCAGGGTCTGATTGTTCAGACAATAACAACAATCCTGCGGGAACTCAGGgagtaaataatgaaaagaggaaggaaCAAATTGAACCACATAAACAAACCTGTGGACGAGGAGAAGAGTgtgtggtagttggagttgaGGCTTGAGTTGAGGTTGTTGTTGAAGGGTGTGTCGAGGCTGGGCTCCGAGTTGCCGCTGCAAAGCATTGTGGGGATGTTGGGTTTACAGGACGGGGAGCTGGGCACGGACAGACCTCGGAGGTCTGGGTGCAGAGACGAGCCTGAAGGTGCAGAAAGAGACGTTGTGGTTCATCAAAGTTTCATCAAcatacagaaaatgtatttccatTATTCAGCGAGGTTGATCAGAGCGAAGAAATGAGAAGAGCGGAGGAGAGTGGATGACATTAAATCTGTTCTGTCGACAAACAGATGCTGTGAGACCTCTGTGCatgcgtgggtgtgtgtctaGGGTGACCAAGATGTCTCAAACAAGCGcattaatagaaaatatgaacgcaagaaaacacaaagttttgttgtcgtttttgcatttgtgttgttgctttaGCAGCTTTTTTGTGGCTTTTGCAATTATGTTGTTGATTTTGcagtttagttgttgttgttttgaggCTTTTGCATTCGAGCCTATGAGTTGGTATCGTCTCGTAGGGGACACCAAacaccctccttcctccctcatgAGCCCATGATCCCTGTGGGTAGGGTACGACACGCTTCTATGGATGAATCTGTCATCCGTCCCGTTTGATCCGTCCCGAGCCTCACCCCATAACCACCGGGCTCTGGCATCAGTTCTCACATTGGCAGCTCGTCTCTCCTCACAGACAAGAATACTGACCCTGATTCCACAAACAAATTCGGATCTAGCTTGGCCTGGCAGGCACACCagtgcattgttgtttacacaTTGTCCTTCAGCTGACCATGGTAGAAATATTTCCACACTGTCAGGCTGGCAGTTTACTTGGCACCAACATCCTTCCATGTGTCAAACTATCTTATGTTGTAGTTCACGTCCTATCCCCCAATGGACTTATCCAAACCGTCCCTGCAATGACAACGTGGAGTGGACCACAGAtggtgagaaaataaaatactgacaTGGACATTCGTGTGGTCTGTTGTTGGAACAAAAATGTATGCAGTCAAGTTGCATAACTCCTCTGATCCATCGCACTAAAGTCTGATGGCTTCTCTCTGGACCACTTCAACCACTGCAGTCTCACTTTCAGCGAACATAAACAAACTATAGAAGCCTTTTATTCATGCAGTCAGTTTTCTGCATCAACAGATGATGTCAACAGACGTCTGCATGCTCACAGGACGTCTGGTCATCCATATAAAAATCTTTCCATTATTTGTTTCCATGTAAGTTTAGTACTGAGATTAATTATTGTTCCACTTTGTTGAGAcatactttttttccccctagaGGCATCTATTCATTTATTCCTCCTTTACCTACTTAACGTGACCTATGTGGCAGCCCGGCTGTTAGCGAATGTCCCGGTCACCTCTAATAAGGCACAATGGATAACCTTCATGTCTATTCATGTACCCTTTCATCAAGGGTACCTCTCATCTTCCCATCTATTATGAATTTACCGCTGCCTGTGCCACCAGGAGGGAGCATGTGAATGTCTTCAGCTATGCAGGCAGCACAGGAGACTTATTTGTGGTTGAGTGGGAGCTTTCAACGCTTGCTTATCAAAGAGAATCTAGAGAATTCGGCTCACCCGCCCATcaagcagatttattttctgtttgtgtcataATAAAACCTTTATCAGCTGTTTGTTGTGGCACAAATGGACAATAACAACAACCATCAACCTTCTACGTTGACAAAATTATTACCTGTtaatttacacatccagcagttaCTGAGTAACATTAGCCTTTACACCACTACTCTGTACTAATACTAGACTActctccaaaagtgaagtcaaagggtctcaattgccccctggtggttggctgcagtacaggtcataaccccatcctccatgttagtggatggaacatgtgtcaaactaaaaaagtcatagtgcGTCAAAAAgagttttctcaaagatgatttctgtcattttgggtaGTTCTTATTCATTTTCCcagaaagtttatttttaattagttCTATAAAAAAAGGTAAAGGTTCCACACTCCAGTCGCTACACCGCAGACATTAGCTCCAAATGTGCATGGTTTCTGTTAAACCCTCCATCTTGCACAGGAGTCCTGCTTAAGTCTGTGCTCTAACACAATCAGCAATCACTCTATTGATTAGCTAATCCAAAACCTTGTCAGGCTACTGATTGGTGCAGGGTTCAAGGGTGTGATTTAATTAATCCTATTATAGTCCTTTTAAATTTGGTTCAGGATGATTCAACCAGAAGATTCAGATCATAAAACAAGAGCTGAAAGTTGCTCAAATGCTTCAGAGAgctgtgtggagctgcagattTGGGGGGTAATTCTCTGTAGGTTTATCACTAAAATCGATCTCTGTCACATAATCATACAATGAATAGTTACTATAAAAGAAATTGTAAACCCAGATGAAATGTGAATATACATGACTACTGTCTGCCCTTATTGATTCTCAGTCTCTTAGATTTGATTATAAAATCAGTATTTCTGGATCACACAGACAAAATGACCATGTGAGAGAAGCAGACTCCCATCTGCTCCACTTCACAGGCTCGACAGCACCCAGCCATGACAAACTGTCACTTGCCTCAGTGGCTAaatgtttccatggcaactcATGGTGTACGGCTGCAGTGAGTGGGTGAGCAGAGATGTCACAAATGCTTTCCCCACAGCTGGAGTGGGTAATGACTCAAAGAACGCCCGTACCCCAAAGAATcaagtgtgtggggggggtgcaCATGGAAAAGAGAGGGACCACGGGTAAAAGGGAACGGACTGTGGGTGGAAAAACCCGGCATCTCAAACCTCCATGCAATTACAATTTAATAATGCACATGGAGGGCATCATGAGGAGCAATCACTGGCCCCCTCCTGATACATAATGCTGGCTGCTGGGAGCCCACGCAAGACAGAAATAACCTCCTCAGCCCTGACTAActagagagagaggagaggaggaactgTAATCAAGAAATGATTTGGAGGAGAGCACTggaaggaaaatataaaatacaaacaaacacattttaatcacctgtgaaggttttcaGAAAATGCCATCTATCATAAATTTCAGAAGAAAATATCCACAACCTGCTTTGACAGGATCATTATCGTATTGAGTCGGGATATATCACCTCATATGGATGAACTGTATCTGTTGAACCAATCAAAAGCACTTGTGTTCTCTTGCTCACAGTCAAGTGACGCTTCAGCTGTAACTTATGAAAAATAGAGAATTTAAGTGCAGGACTCTTAAGACCCATCAAGATATGctaaatattttaaactttcaaatGTGGTGGTGTGGTGAGCTTATTCACGTCTTCACTGAAGATGTGTGCATGTACGTCAAATGTTCAAGACTCGATATCAGAGACTCGAGAGTGTTTTGAAATTCTCCAAACTGTTATTACTGCATGCACAAATACAACATCTGCAACAGTTAAACAATAAAATTATCTGAGGATCTTTGCTGCAGGACAAACCACAGAACTATGTTTTCTCTACACATCATAAAAGGCAAATCCGCATATTTGTGTTACAGCCTGTGATCATCACCGCAGCATTCGCATGGTACGCAACATGGTTTGATATTCACCTTCAAAATAAACCGCCTACAACCACTGCTCGTCATTAAACCTTCATTTCCAGCAGCTCCAGAACCTGTTAGCCGTCTTAGCTTCTTCTGCTAATTTTGAGCACGTGATTAACGTCAGGCTGC encodes:
- the sh3pxd2ab gene encoding SH3 and PX domain-containing protein 2A isoform X3 → MLLEQYVVVANYEKQEPAEISLQAGEVVDVIEKSESGWWFVSTAEEQGWVPATYLNSHSGTRDDLELGASKAGEVTKRHKAHLKRLDRRWTLGGVISRQQSREEKYLTVQPYSSQGKDEIAFEKGVIVEVIQKNLEGWWFIRYQDKEGWAPASYLKKAKDDFSPRKKTVTGPVEIIGNIMEISNLLNKKPSGEKDSQIEGVPESPQVAKKEISLPMPCADSSPVSSPQEGKSKAEPASPAVARIAPHRVEIGSPVLHQKPPPRRDATLGFQLPSPPEPPTVEAEYYTIADFQSCISDGITFNGGQKAEVIEKNSGGWWYVQIGEKEGWAPCSYIDKRKKPNLNRRTSTLCRPKVPPPAPPVKKQDSAETAPPSSPGSEAPESPVSPGRPVYEEPEYDVPAIGDLDLESEFEFLRGEGSLVDAKNEDTSSEKGSHLSSKPSPASSLHSASFKMGESFEDGHEAEADGDEECIYENEGFRPFRDIPERQCSKDSNSSKTNVFSETGKTANPTSGGWRPAGNRLKIDLNGSPFSIKAEEASSPKSASTESTPDLSRPKKDQEESKPSSPTKSSTKLKPVVRPKPQLNKASSAEKMDISTLRRQLRPTGQLKNGTKTRGEDSETASVISSEDSFSSQSTSDLSSIYSKGSRGDSDLEGCSLYRTTDPYEKAQETEVSFPAGVEVEVVEKQESGWWYIRWGDAEGWAPTYYLEPVRQQDDTAGSESDGTPTKPGSLSKSNSLEKNEQRVQVLNNINQNLKKVTPPIPSKPPGGLSKPIGLFGSRKQNNTKQQQVVRPQSVFISAPIRDGPSPAGSLRRNESLNSTDHPRASPTVRRNASFGTVPRSLVSNNIALPIRNRSGTGSSESLGLSSPKNALPVSTVRPKPHIIHNNLREVYVSIADYHGDEETMGFPEGTSLEVLERNPNGWWYCKILDNGQPRKGWVPSNYLEKKR